Proteins encoded by one window of Methanomassiliicoccales archaeon:
- a CDS encoding formylmethanofuran dehydrogenase subunit E family protein has product MEDLPEELKALKKFHGHLGPFVVVGYKMGMIARERLHGKLKAVSYTGQKPPLSCIVDGVQFSSSCTLGKGNIVVMESGDAKVQFLDDKHLMEIELIDELREKLEKTMTNQNEEELATEIFHQRPSEIFHITIVERSPQTMRVKLK; this is encoded by the coding sequence ATGGAGGATTTGCCTGAGGAACTTAAAGCTCTTAAGAAGTTCCATGGACACTTAGGACCCTTTGTAGTTGTTGGATATAAAATGGGCATGATCGCCAGAGAGCGGCTTCATGGTAAGCTGAAGGCTGTTTCCTATACTGGTCAAAAACCCCCACTTTCATGCATTGTTGATGGCGTCCAATTTTCATCTTCTTGCACTCTTGGCAAAGGTAATATTGTCGTAATGGAGTCTGGAGATGCCAAGGTCCAGTTTTTAGATGATAAACATCTGATGGAAATCGAACTTATTGATGAGCTTAGAGAAAAATTAGAGAAGACGATGACCAATCAGAATGAAGAAGAGTTGGCTACAGAAATTTTTCATCAAAGGCCTTCAGAAATATTCCACATAACTATAGTAGAGAGAAGCCCGCAAACGATGAGAGTGAAATTAAAGTGA
- a CDS encoding DUF2085 domain-containing protein: MAKLPNKVRKLDYGFLSIFSFWLFLVLISPLMLPENSIKDLSGTVNAIDNMESIANMNPIPAFVYWIGDINCHQMATRSYFLNGNQMPFCARDVGIFAGLVIGMILAIIFNLNPAFRILMVGVIPMMIDGTLQLLSPYESSNQMRLITGIIAGSSLAIILHKVAIIIQNNVKPT; the protein is encoded by the coding sequence ATGGCAAAATTGCCTAACAAAGTCAGAAAACTGGATTACGGATTTTTATCGATCTTCTCGTTTTGGCTATTTCTTGTTTTAATCTCTCCCCTAATGCTTCCTGAGAACAGCATAAAAGATCTTTCTGGAACTGTCAACGCAATTGACAATATGGAATCCATAGCAAACATGAATCCGATTCCAGCATTCGTGTATTGGATAGGAGATATTAATTGCCATCAAATGGCCACTCGCTCATATTTCTTGAATGGGAATCAGATGCCTTTTTGTGCTAGAGATGTCGGAATATTCGCTGGTCTGGTTATCGGTATGATTTTAGCGATTATATTCAATTTGAATCCTGCTTTTAGAATATTAATGGTTGGAGTTATACCTATGATGATCGATGGAACATTACAGCTATTAAGTCCGTATGAGTCTTCCAATCAGATGCGATTGATTACTGGCATAATTGCTGGTTCAAGTTTAGCAATTATATTACATAAAGTCGCAATAATTATCCAAAATAATGTCAAACCCACATAA
- the psmB gene encoding archaeal proteasome endopeptidase complex subunit beta — MEVSDQQLKTGTTTIGLVNKEGVILASEKRATMGNVIAHKDVQKVFKIDDNLGLTTAGLVGDAQLLARYIKAEVELYRLKRNTRMSVKSAATLISNILHRGGGSMGFYYVGLILGGIDRTGGHVYSLDAAGGSIRDDYVAVGSGSLFAYGVLEDLYEKGMTMDEGIDLTIRAMNAAMKRDSASGDGINIVCITKDGYKELTEEEIRKRAIKLGIDYPKPK; from the coding sequence ATGGAAGTGTCAGACCAGCAATTGAAGACAGGAACGACCACAATAGGTTTGGTCAACAAAGAAGGAGTGATCCTAGCCTCTGAAAAGAGAGCTACCATGGGGAATGTGATCGCTCATAAAGATGTGCAGAAAGTTTTCAAGATTGATGATAATTTAGGATTAACCACAGCAGGTTTGGTTGGTGATGCCCAGTTATTGGCCAGATACATCAAGGCAGAAGTTGAGCTTTATCGCTTGAAACGCAATACTAGGATGAGCGTAAAATCTGCAGCTACCCTGATATCTAACATTCTACATCGGGGAGGGGGCTCTATGGGTTTCTATTATGTTGGTCTCATCCTTGGCGGAATTGATCGAACAGGCGGACACGTTTATTCATTAGATGCAGCGGGAGGCTCTATAAGAGATGATTACGTTGCTGTTGGATCAGGATCGCTTTTCGCTTATGGTGTTCTTGAAGATCTTTATGAAAAGGGTATGACTATGGACGAAGGCATAGACCTCACCATTAGAGCTATGAATGCTGCCATGAAGCGTGACTCTGCCTCCGGGGATGGAATAAACATAGTTTGCATCACCAAGGACGGGTATAAGGAATTAACTGAGGAAGAGATACGCAAAAGAGCCATTAAACTGGGGATCGATTATCCCAAGCCAAAATAA